The Fortiea contorta PCC 7126 genome has a segment encoding these proteins:
- a CDS encoding TetR/AcrR family transcriptional regulator, which produces MRVFHSPPPSEAQTRTRILNAAQRLFASQGFDGTTTRDLAQAAGVAEGTLFRHFPNKKAILVEVATNGWVEILTDLLTELSEMGSYKAVAQVMRRRMWNLHKNAEMMRVCFMEVQFHPDLRDRIQSEVITKMTDVAEAFFQTAMDKGIYRQMDAKLIAKVFLGMFAVAGFSDKTLMEPDATPQEMQQMAEGLADIFLNGVLVKD; this is translated from the coding sequence ATGCGAGTTTTTCATTCTCCCCCACCTTCAGAAGCACAAACGCGTACCCGCATTCTCAACGCAGCACAACGTTTGTTTGCTTCCCAGGGTTTTGACGGTACCACTACCCGCGACTTAGCGCAAGCAGCAGGCGTCGCCGAAGGTACCCTATTTCGCCATTTTCCCAATAAAAAAGCAATTTTGGTAGAAGTAGCAACCAACGGCTGGGTGGAGATTCTCACAGACTTGCTCACAGAACTGAGTGAAATGGGTAGCTATAAAGCCGTAGCCCAAGTTATGCGCCGCCGGATGTGGAATTTGCACAAAAACGCCGAAATGATGCGAGTTTGTTTCATGGAAGTGCAATTTCATCCAGATTTGCGCGATCGCATTCAATCAGAAGTTATTACTAAAATGACAGATGTCGCCGAAGCCTTCTTCCAAACCGCAATGGATAAAGGAATCTATCGCCAGATGGATGCAAAACTCATCGCCAAAGTATTTTTAGGCATGTTCGCCGTCGCCGGCTTCTCCGACAAAACCCTCATGGAACCCGACGCCACCCCCCAAGAAATGCAGCAAATGGCAGAAGGACTCGCAGATATATTTCTTAACGGGGTGTTGGTTAAAGATTAA